TCCTGACGAATATGTAAAAAAATACGGGCAAGAAGCTTTTGTTAAATTGCTTGAGCATGGAAAAGAAACTGTATTTTTGTTTAAAATGCGTTATCGACGTTTAAATAAAAATATGGCAAACGAAAAAGAACAGTTGGAATATGTTCAAGAGTTGTTACATGATTTGTTGGATGTTGATTCTTTAATCGAACAGGATCGTTATTTAACGCAACTATCTACCGAATTTCAGATATCTAGAGAATCATTGCAACAACAATTGCGTGACTTAAAACGACAAAATCGAAATAAAAAACAAAAACCAGCTCAATCGAATTTTCAACCGGAGCAAGAGGCGCCGCGTAGTTCACCAAATAAAACAAAAGTCCAAAAAGCAGAAGAGTTATTGTTGTATCGCTTATTTAACGATGAAACATTAAATCAACGCTTGAAACAATCCCAAGTAACATTTTTTCATGAGACTTATCAAGAGTTATATATGCTCTTTGACGCCTATATAGAAAGTGAAGGTGAATTTGTTCTTGCGAAGTTTTTGGATTTTCTAAAAGATGATCAAATGCGTAATATTGTAAGTACGATCGCTAGTTTGAAGGTACCCGAAGATGGTAGCCAGCAAGAAATTGAAGACTTATTGAGAGTGATTCAAACTTCAAGTTTAACTGAAGAAATTAATAATAAAAAACTCAAATTACAAGAAGCTAGTCAAAAAGGGAACCAACAGTTAGAGTTAGGTTTAGCTACGGAAATTATAAACTTAACGAAAGAATTAAAGCAAGCCAAATAGCAGCATCGAAGGAGGACTTCTCTTATGGCAGAAGAAACACAAGTTAAATACGAACAAGCGGTAAAGGATTTTATTAAGAAGAATAAAACAAAGGGCCAAGTTTTTTATGAAGAACTATCAAATGCATTAGCTACGCCTTATTCATTAGAAGCTGAAAGTATGGATAAACTAATTCAACAAGTAGAAGATGCTGGAATTAGTGTAGTTGATGAAAATGGTGAACCATCCTTACGTAGTTTGAAAACAACGGAAAAAACTGAAAAGGAAAAACCTAAGGAAGATCTATCTGCTCCAACAGGAGTGAAAATTAATGACCCAGTTCGTATGTACTTGAAAGAAATTGGCCGCGTTTCCTTATTAACAGCTGAAGAAGAAGTAAACTTAGCGCTAAGAATCGAAGATGGCGACCAAGAAGCCAAGCAACGTTTAGCAGAAGCTAACCTTCGTTTAGTTGTTAGTATTGCAAAGCGTTACGTAGGTCGTGGAATGCAGTTTCTTGATTTAATTCAAGAAGGAAATATGGGCTTGATGAAAGCTGTGGAAAAATTTGATTATCGTAAAGGATTCAAATTTTCAACTTATGCAACTTGGTGGATTCGCCAAGCAATCACACGTGCGATTGCTGACCAAGCTCGAACAATTCGTATTCCAGTTCATATGGTGGAAACAATTAACAAATTAATTCGTATTCAACGTCAACTATTACAAGACTTAGGTCGTGAACCGACACCTGAAGAAATTGGTGCAGAAATGGATCTACCAACGGCTAAAGTTCGGGAAATCTTAAAAATCGCTCAAGAACCGGTTTCTTTGGAAACACCGATCGGCGAAGAAGATGATTCTCATTTAGGTGATTTCATTGAAGACCAAGAAGCAACAAGCCCTTCAGATCATGCAGCTTACGAATTATTAAAAGAACAATTAGAAGATGTTTTAGATACGTTGACAGATAGAGAAGAAAATGTTTTGCGTCTACGTTTTGGCATTGATGATGGACGAACACGTACATTAGAAGAAGTAGGAAGAGTATTTGGGGTAACACGCGAACGTATTCGCCAAATTGAAGCCAAAGCTTTACGTAAATTGCGTCATCCATCTCGTTCAAAACAATTAAAAGATTTTCTATAATTTAGATCAAAAGCCTTCTAAGAGCTAATAAACTTTTAGAAGGCTTTTTTTAATGGGAAAATAATGCTTTCTCTTCTTGTTTCCTCTTTTTAGTTTCGGTATGATGTTAAGAAAGTACAAACTGAAATTAAAGAGGTTTTATTATGGAAGAAGTAAAGTATGAAACGTTTGCTGAAGGGGTAAAAGCTTGTGTTCCTACAATATTAGGCTATTTGGGAATTGGTTTTGCCTTAGGTGTTGTGGGAAAAGGTGTCGGTTTATCCGTATTTGCCATTTTTTTAATGTCAATCATTGTTTATGCGGGTAGTGCTCAATTTATTATTTGTGGATTGATAGCCATTCAAGCGCCGATTACTTCTATTATAGCTACTGTTTTTTTAGTTAACTTACGCCATTTCTTGATGAGTCTT
This region of Tetragenococcus osmophilus genomic DNA includes:
- the rpoD gene encoding RNA polymerase sigma factor RpoD, which translates into the protein MAEETQVKYEQAVKDFIKKNKTKGQVFYEELSNALATPYSLEAESMDKLIQQVEDAGISVVDENGEPSLRSLKTTEKTEKEKPKEDLSAPTGVKINDPVRMYLKEIGRVSLLTAEEEVNLALRIEDGDQEAKQRLAEANLRLVVSIAKRYVGRGMQFLDLIQEGNMGLMKAVEKFDYRKGFKFSTYATWWIRQAITRAIADQARTIRIPVHMVETINKLIRIQRQLLQDLGREPTPEEIGAEMDLPTAKVREILKIAQEPVSLETPIGEEDDSHLGDFIEDQEATSPSDHAAYELLKEQLEDVLDTLTDREENVLRLRFGIDDGRTRTLEEVGRVFGVTRERIRQIEAKALRKLRHPSRSKQLKDFL